The following proteins are encoded in a genomic region of Primulina huaijiensis isolate GDHJ02 chromosome 3, ASM1229523v2, whole genome shotgun sequence:
- the LOC140974211 gene encoding la-related protein 1C-like isoform X2 — protein MATASDSSASVQSVNSVLDHHSRLASPCSFSSISDQKHVLDSEIFLNQLIAPPASNLAEDGQAEGSENVGVTKKCVWNNPANGVTPQVGAVMGTASWPDFSKSTRASTKDSSTDSLEELSHEPIILSKGTSVDSWSSQEVVNSIVSATNSASNHESPIRQYSPELGGDRTSHRNIAANGSFSQAPNSHSSVVEASPFNPGKSSISSGVSPRDNTRRDVGQIGGSHSGREPHHPRGPFRRNNSGPQLQGNGSSNHGHGSKRDQERWIHDRSNNHRSFGSRVNLAPQQSVASGPFIRGPVSSAPFIPPPTPVGVRPYGPPVFYNDASSFMYYGLGPQPGSPGHMPTFPYAPMLNPIPDPHLPSKIVNQIDYYFSHDNLVKDTFLRQKMDVDGWVPINLIANFKKIRELTDNVQLILDALRASNVVEIQVEKLRRKGNWRKWIMLTIMYPTGSSLRSLNISSLHIHDKKTNT, from the exons atGGCTACTGCTTCTGACTCCTCCGCCTCTGTTCAATCTGTAAATTCTGTTCTTGATCACCATTCACGGCTCGCGTCGCCTTGTTCATTTTCGAGTATCTCTGATCAGAAGCACGTTTTGGATTCTGAAATTTTCCTAAACCAATTAATCGCACCACCTGCTAGTAACTTGGCCGAGGATGGTCAGGCTGAGGGAAGTGAGAATGTTGGTGTAACAAAGAAGTGTGTTTGGAACAATCCTGCTAATGGTGTTACTCCTCAGGTTGGTGCTGTGATGGGGACAGCATCTTGGCCTGATTTCTCCAAATCAACTCGTGCTTCCACGAAGGATTCTTCGACTGATTCTCTCGAAGAACTCTCTCACGAACCAATCATTCTGTCAAAG GGGACGTCAGTTGACTCTTGGTCTTCACAGGAAGTTGTTAATTCTATAGTCTCAGCAACAAATTCAGCTTCCAACCATGAATCTCCCATCCGCCAGTATTCTCCGGAGCTAGGTGGTGACAGGACAAGTCACAGAAACATAGCAGCCAACGGCAGCTTTTCTCAAGCACCAAATTCACACAGTTCTGTGGTTGAAGCGTCTCCTTTTAATCCAGGGAAGTCCAGCATCTCTTCGGGGGTATCTCCTAGGGACAACACACGTAGGGATGTTGGACAGATAGGAGGATCTCACAGTGGGCGTGAGCCACACCATCCGCGTGGTCCTTTTAGAAGGAACAACAGTGGACCACAGCTTCAAGGGAATGGTTCTTCTAATCATGGCCATGGTAGCAAACGAGACCAGGAACGTTGGATTCATGATCGGAGCAATAACCATCGATCTTTTGGCAGCAGAGTAAACCTTGCACCCCAGCAGAGTGTCGCCTCTGGGCCCTTCATACGTGGCCCAGTTTCAAGTGCTCCTTTTATTCCTCCACCTACCCCTGTGGGTGTGCGGCCCTATGGTCCCCCAGTGTTCTACAATG ATGCTTCATCTTTTATGTATTATGGTCTTGGACCCCAGCCAGGTTCACCCGGGCACATGCCTACGTTTCCATATGCACCAATGTTGAATCCCATACCTGATCCTCACTTGCCTTCCAAAATTGTGAACCAGATAGATTATTATTTTAG TCATGATAATTTGGTGAAGGACACATTTTTGCGCCAGAAAATGGATGTGGATGGATGGGTTCCCATAAACTTAATAGCAAACTTTAAGAAA ATTAGGGAGCTGACAGACAATGTCCAACTTATACTGGATGCTTTGCGAGCTTCGAATGTGGTGGAAATACAG GTAGAAAAGTTGAGGAGGAAGGGTAACTGGAGAAAATGGATAATGCTAACCATCATGTATCCTACAGGATCAAGTCTTCGATCTCTCAATATTTCTAGTCTGCATATACATGATAAAAAGACAAACACTTAG
- the LOC140974211 gene encoding la-related protein 1C-like isoform X4: MATASDSSASVQSVNSVLDHHSRLASPCSFSSISDQKHVLDSEIFLNQLIAPPASNLAEDGQAEGSENVGVTKKCVWNNPANGVTPQVGAVMGTASWPDFSKSTRASTKDSSTDSLEELSHEPIILSKGTSVDSWSSQEVVNSIVSATNSASNHESPIRQYSPELGGDRTSHRNIAANGSFSQAPNSHSSVVEASPFNPGKSSISSGVSPRDNTRRDVGQIGGSHSGREPHHPRGPFRRNNSGPQLQGNGSSNHGHGSKRDQERWIHDRSNNHRSFGSRVNLAPQQSVASGPFIRGPVSSAPFIPPPTPVGVRPYGPPVFYNDASSFMYYGLGPQPGSPGHMPTFPYAPMLNPIPDPHLPSKIVNQIDYYFSHDNLVKDTFLRQKMDVDGWVPINLIANFKKGADRQCPTYTGCFASFECGGNTGRKVEEEG, from the exons atGGCTACTGCTTCTGACTCCTCCGCCTCTGTTCAATCTGTAAATTCTGTTCTTGATCACCATTCACGGCTCGCGTCGCCTTGTTCATTTTCGAGTATCTCTGATCAGAAGCACGTTTTGGATTCTGAAATTTTCCTAAACCAATTAATCGCACCACCTGCTAGTAACTTGGCCGAGGATGGTCAGGCTGAGGGAAGTGAGAATGTTGGTGTAACAAAGAAGTGTGTTTGGAACAATCCTGCTAATGGTGTTACTCCTCAGGTTGGTGCTGTGATGGGGACAGCATCTTGGCCTGATTTCTCCAAATCAACTCGTGCTTCCACGAAGGATTCTTCGACTGATTCTCTCGAAGAACTCTCTCACGAACCAATCATTCTGTCAAAG GGGACGTCAGTTGACTCTTGGTCTTCACAGGAAGTTGTTAATTCTATAGTCTCAGCAACAAATTCAGCTTCCAACCATGAATCTCCCATCCGCCAGTATTCTCCGGAGCTAGGTGGTGACAGGACAAGTCACAGAAACATAGCAGCCAACGGCAGCTTTTCTCAAGCACCAAATTCACACAGTTCTGTGGTTGAAGCGTCTCCTTTTAATCCAGGGAAGTCCAGCATCTCTTCGGGGGTATCTCCTAGGGACAACACACGTAGGGATGTTGGACAGATAGGAGGATCTCACAGTGGGCGTGAGCCACACCATCCGCGTGGTCCTTTTAGAAGGAACAACAGTGGACCACAGCTTCAAGGGAATGGTTCTTCTAATCATGGCCATGGTAGCAAACGAGACCAGGAACGTTGGATTCATGATCGGAGCAATAACCATCGATCTTTTGGCAGCAGAGTAAACCTTGCACCCCAGCAGAGTGTCGCCTCTGGGCCCTTCATACGTGGCCCAGTTTCAAGTGCTCCTTTTATTCCTCCACCTACCCCTGTGGGTGTGCGGCCCTATGGTCCCCCAGTGTTCTACAATG ATGCTTCATCTTTTATGTATTATGGTCTTGGACCCCAGCCAGGTTCACCCGGGCACATGCCTACGTTTCCATATGCACCAATGTTGAATCCCATACCTGATCCTCACTTGCCTTCCAAAATTGTGAACCAGATAGATTATTATTTTAG TCATGATAATTTGGTGAAGGACACATTTTTGCGCCAGAAAATGGATGTGGATGGATGGGTTCCCATAAACTTAATAGCAAACTTTAAGAAA GGAGCTGACAGACAATGTCCAACTTATACTGGATGCTTTGCGAGCTTCGAATGTGGTGGAAATACAG GTAGAAAAGTTGAGGAGGAAGGGTAA
- the LOC140974211 gene encoding la-related protein 1C-like isoform X1 — MATASDSSASVQSVNSVLDHHSRLASPCSFSSISDQKHVLDSEIFLNQLIAPPASNLAEDGQAEGSENVGVTKKCVWNNPANGVTPQVGAVMGTASWPDFSKSTRASTKDSSTDSLEELSHEPIILSKGTSVDSWSSQEVVNSIVSATNSASNHESPIRQYSPELGGDRTSHRNIAANGSFSQAPNSHSSVVEASPFNPGKSSISSGVSPRDNTRRDVGQIGGSHSGREPHHPRGPFRRNNSGPQLQGNGSSNHGHGSKRDQERWIHDRSNNHRSFGSRVNLAPQQSVASGPFIRGPVSSAPFIPPPTPVGVRPYGPPVFYNDASSFMYYGLGPQPGSPGHMPTFPYAPMLNPIPDPHLPSKIVNQIDYYFSHDNLVKDTFLRQKMDVDGWVPINLIANFKKIRELTDNVQLILDALRASNVVEIQGEKVRRKDNWRKWIMPNILYPTGSSPQSLNISSLRIHNEKTNT, encoded by the exons atGGCTACTGCTTCTGACTCCTCCGCCTCTGTTCAATCTGTAAATTCTGTTCTTGATCACCATTCACGGCTCGCGTCGCCTTGTTCATTTTCGAGTATCTCTGATCAGAAGCACGTTTTGGATTCTGAAATTTTCCTAAACCAATTAATCGCACCACCTGCTAGTAACTTGGCCGAGGATGGTCAGGCTGAGGGAAGTGAGAATGTTGGTGTAACAAAGAAGTGTGTTTGGAACAATCCTGCTAATGGTGTTACTCCTCAGGTTGGTGCTGTGATGGGGACAGCATCTTGGCCTGATTTCTCCAAATCAACTCGTGCTTCCACGAAGGATTCTTCGACTGATTCTCTCGAAGAACTCTCTCACGAACCAATCATTCTGTCAAAG GGGACGTCAGTTGACTCTTGGTCTTCACAGGAAGTTGTTAATTCTATAGTCTCAGCAACAAATTCAGCTTCCAACCATGAATCTCCCATCCGCCAGTATTCTCCGGAGCTAGGTGGTGACAGGACAAGTCACAGAAACATAGCAGCCAACGGCAGCTTTTCTCAAGCACCAAATTCACACAGTTCTGTGGTTGAAGCGTCTCCTTTTAATCCAGGGAAGTCCAGCATCTCTTCGGGGGTATCTCCTAGGGACAACACACGTAGGGATGTTGGACAGATAGGAGGATCTCACAGTGGGCGTGAGCCACACCATCCGCGTGGTCCTTTTAGAAGGAACAACAGTGGACCACAGCTTCAAGGGAATGGTTCTTCTAATCATGGCCATGGTAGCAAACGAGACCAGGAACGTTGGATTCATGATCGGAGCAATAACCATCGATCTTTTGGCAGCAGAGTAAACCTTGCACCCCAGCAGAGTGTCGCCTCTGGGCCCTTCATACGTGGCCCAGTTTCAAGTGCTCCTTTTATTCCTCCACCTACCCCTGTGGGTGTGCGGCCCTATGGTCCCCCAGTGTTCTACAATG ATGCTTCATCTTTTATGTATTATGGTCTTGGACCCCAGCCAGGTTCACCCGGGCACATGCCTACGTTTCCATATGCACCAATGTTGAATCCCATACCTGATCCTCACTTGCCTTCCAAAATTGTGAACCAGATAGATTATTATTTTAG TCATGATAATTTGGTGAAGGACACATTTTTGCGCCAGAAAATGGATGTGGATGGATGGGTTCCCATAAACTTAATAGCAAACTTTAAGAAA ATTAGGGAGCTGACAGACAATGTCCAACTTATACTGGATGCTTTGCGAGCTTCGAATGTGGTGGAAATACAG GGAGAAAAGGTGAGGAGGAAGGATAACTGGAGAAAATGGATAATGCCAAACATCCTGTATCCTACAGGATCAAGTCCTCAATCTCTCAATATTTCTAGTCTGCGTATACACAATGAAAAGACAAACACGTAG
- the LOC140974211 gene encoding la-related protein 1C-like isoform X3: MATASDSSASVQSVNSVLDHHSRLASPCSFSSISDQKHVLDSEIFLNQLIAPPASNLAEDGQAEGSENVGVTKKCVWNNPANGVTPQVGAVMGTASWPDFSKSTRASTKDSSTDSLEELSHEPIILSKGTSVDSWSSQEVVNSIVSATNSASNHESPIRQYSPELGGDRTSHRNIAANGSFSQAPNSHSSVVEASPFNPGKSSISSGVSPRDNTRRDVGQIGGSHSGREPHHPRGPFRRNNSGPQLQGNGSSNHGHGSKRDQERWIHDRSNNHRSFGSRVNLAPQQSVASGPFIRGPVSSAPFIPPPTPVGVRPYGPPVFYNDASSFMYYGLGPQPGSPGHMPTFPYAPMLNPIPDPHLPSKIVNQIDYYFSHDNLVKDTFLRQKMDVDGWVPINLIANFKKGADRQCPTYTGCFASFECGGNTGRKGEEEG; encoded by the exons atGGCTACTGCTTCTGACTCCTCCGCCTCTGTTCAATCTGTAAATTCTGTTCTTGATCACCATTCACGGCTCGCGTCGCCTTGTTCATTTTCGAGTATCTCTGATCAGAAGCACGTTTTGGATTCTGAAATTTTCCTAAACCAATTAATCGCACCACCTGCTAGTAACTTGGCCGAGGATGGTCAGGCTGAGGGAAGTGAGAATGTTGGTGTAACAAAGAAGTGTGTTTGGAACAATCCTGCTAATGGTGTTACTCCTCAGGTTGGTGCTGTGATGGGGACAGCATCTTGGCCTGATTTCTCCAAATCAACTCGTGCTTCCACGAAGGATTCTTCGACTGATTCTCTCGAAGAACTCTCTCACGAACCAATCATTCTGTCAAAG GGGACGTCAGTTGACTCTTGGTCTTCACAGGAAGTTGTTAATTCTATAGTCTCAGCAACAAATTCAGCTTCCAACCATGAATCTCCCATCCGCCAGTATTCTCCGGAGCTAGGTGGTGACAGGACAAGTCACAGAAACATAGCAGCCAACGGCAGCTTTTCTCAAGCACCAAATTCACACAGTTCTGTGGTTGAAGCGTCTCCTTTTAATCCAGGGAAGTCCAGCATCTCTTCGGGGGTATCTCCTAGGGACAACACACGTAGGGATGTTGGACAGATAGGAGGATCTCACAGTGGGCGTGAGCCACACCATCCGCGTGGTCCTTTTAGAAGGAACAACAGTGGACCACAGCTTCAAGGGAATGGTTCTTCTAATCATGGCCATGGTAGCAAACGAGACCAGGAACGTTGGATTCATGATCGGAGCAATAACCATCGATCTTTTGGCAGCAGAGTAAACCTTGCACCCCAGCAGAGTGTCGCCTCTGGGCCCTTCATACGTGGCCCAGTTTCAAGTGCTCCTTTTATTCCTCCACCTACCCCTGTGGGTGTGCGGCCCTATGGTCCCCCAGTGTTCTACAATG ATGCTTCATCTTTTATGTATTATGGTCTTGGACCCCAGCCAGGTTCACCCGGGCACATGCCTACGTTTCCATATGCACCAATGTTGAATCCCATACCTGATCCTCACTTGCCTTCCAAAATTGTGAACCAGATAGATTATTATTTTAG TCATGATAATTTGGTGAAGGACACATTTTTGCGCCAGAAAATGGATGTGGATGGATGGGTTCCCATAAACTTAATAGCAAACTTTAAGAAA GGAGCTGACAGACAATGTCCAACTTATACTGGATGCTTTGCGAGCTTCGAATGTGGTGGAAATACAG GGAGAAAAGGTGAGGAGGAAGGATAA